One stretch of Nicotiana tabacum cultivar K326 chromosome 18, ASM71507v2, whole genome shotgun sequence DNA includes these proteins:
- the LOC107823626 gene encoding pectinesterase/pectinesterase inhibitor PPE8B, whose translation MGTSLPSFCGVLLLLLCIGYPNLVRCRAEDLSFLQSECLKVPASEFVGSVKSTIDTVRQVTSIVSKFVSFFGDFRLSNAISDCLDLLDLSADELTWTLTASQNPKGKNNSTGNLSADLRNYLSGALINQDTCIDGFDGTNGIVKNLVAGSLNQVTTLVRDILYMVRPVPKNAPRANDGRGKPWQWSRERRLTSNKGDDNSFPSWLNRKDRRLLQSAPTTGVVADVVVALDGTGNFTRIKDAISAAPELSTKRFVIHIKKGIYNEYVEISKKKWNILMIGDGIDVTVISGNRSFIDGWTTYRSATFAVKGQGFIARDMTFENTAGPQKHQAVAFRSDSDLSVLFRCALRGYQDTLYAHSMRQFYRNCVITGTVDFIFGDGTVVFQNCQILARKGLPEQKNTITAQGRKEAAETTGFSIQFSNISGEPDLLASLNSTQTFLGRPWKAYSRTVIMQSYMSNVIKPQGWLEWNGNISLDTLYYAEYQNYGPGAGLGARVNWPGYHLLNDSSQANNFTVAQFILGNSWLPSTGVKYTAGLAV comes from the exons ATGGGTACTTCTTTGCCTTCATTTTGTGGAGTGCTTCTTCTACTTTTATGTATAGGTTATCCTAATTTGGTGAGATGTAGGGCGGAGGATTTAAGTTTTCTTCAATCAGAGTGTTTAAAGGTGCCAGCTTCGGAGTTTGTGGGCTCTGTTAAGTCTACCATTGACACTGTCCGTCAAGTCACTTCTATTGTGTCGAAATTCGTCAGCTTCTTTGGTGATTTTCGACTTTCGAATGCCATTTCTGATTGCCTTGATCTGTTGGACCTCTCTGCAGATGAACTTACTTGGACTCTCACTGCTTCTCAGAATCCCAAAG GGAAAAACAACAGCACAGGCAATTTAAGTGCAGATTTGAGGAATTATTTGAGCGGAGCACTTATTAATCAAGACACATGCATAGATGGATTTGATGGAACAAACGGAATTGTCAAGAATTTGGTTGCGGGAAGCCTTAACCAAGTCACTACATTAGTCCGTGACATTCTTTACATGGTCCGCCCCGTCCCTAAAAACGCCCCCAGGGCTAATGACGGACGTGGAAAACCATGGCAATGGTCCCGAGAGAGGAGGCTAACGTCAAACAAAGGAGACGACAACTCATTCCCTTCCTGGCTTAACCGAAAAGATAGACGGTTGTTGCAGTCAGCTCCCACTACAGGTGTTGTTGCGGACGTTGTAGTAGCTCTAGATGGAACGGGTAATTTTACTCGTATTAAAGATGCTATATCAGCAGCACCAGAATTGAGTACCAAGAGATTTGTGATACATATCAAGAAAGGTATTTATAACGAGTATGTGGAAATCAGCAAGAAGAAATGGAACATATTGATGATCGGTGACGGAATAGATGTTACTGTTATTTCTGGGAATAGAAGTTTTATTGATGGATGGACCACTTACAGATCTGCAACATTTG CTGTGAAAGGTCAAGGATTCATTGCACGGGACATGACATTTGAGAACACAGCAGGACCCCAAAAGCACCAAGCCGTTGCATTTCGCTCTGACTCAGACTTGTCTGTGTTGTTCAGATGCGCGTTGAGGGGCTACCAGGACACTCTCTACGCCCATTCTATGCGCCAATTCTACCGAAACTGCGTAATTACTGGCACGGTAGACTTCATATTCGGAGATGGCACGGTCGTGTTCCAAAATTGTCAAATATTAGCCCGAAAGGGACTACCTGAACAAAAGAACACCATCACAGCCCAAGGCCGAAAAGAAGCTGCTGAAACGACAGGCTTCTCCATCCAATTCTCTAATATATCTGGCGAACCAGATCTATTAGCTTCACTTAACTCTACACAAACATTCCTTGGTAGGCCGTGGAAGGCATATTCGCGCACTGTAATCATGCAATCATACATGAGTAATGTAATTAAACCACAGGGCTGGTTAGAGTGGAACGGTAATATATCACTTGACACATTGTACTACGCCGAGTATCAAAATTACGGGCCCGGTGCGGGCTTAGGCGCTAGAGTCAATTGGCCTGGTTATCATCTACTCAATGATTCATCGCAGGCAAATAATTTCACAGTGGCTCAGTTCATTTTGGGTAACTCATGGTTGCCTTCTACTGGAGTTAAGTACACTGCTGGTCTAGCGGTTTAA